CCAGCGCACGGTGAGCGTTGAGAGGCTGACAGCGCCGGCATCGCCCAACATCGTGCAGGCCGGCAGCATCATCCCGGCCGCGCTTATCACCGGCGTCCGTTCCGATCTTCCGGGCCAGATCACCGCCCAGGTGACGCAGAATGTCTATGACAGCCCGACCGGGCGCATCCTGCTCATTCCCCAGGGCGCACGGCTGATCGGCGAATATGACTCCGAGATCGCCACCGGACAGACCCGCGTGCTGCTCGCCTGGGACCGGCTGATATTGCCGGACGGCCGCTCGATCGTTCTCGAGCGCCAGCCCGGCGCCGATCCGGCCGGTTTCGCGGGGCTACAGGACCGCGTGAACCAGCATTGGGGCAATATGCTGAAAGCCGCCGCCATCTCGACCTTGCTCGGCATGGGGACCGAGCTGGCCGCCGACAGCGACGACGATCTCATTCGCGCCCTGCGCCGGGGCACGCAGGACACCATCAATCAGACCGGCCAGCAGATCGTGCGCCGCCAGCTCAATGTGCAGCCGACGCTCACCATCCGGCCGGGCCATCCCTTGCGCGTGGTCATCACCCGCGATCTCGTGCTTGAACCGATCGGAGCGACACGATGACGAAATTGAAGCTGGGGCCGCTGGCCGACGACCGCCCGGTCAAGATAAGCGTGGAGCTGCCCGCCGCCGTCCACCGCGACTTGCAAGCCTATGCCGCCGTGCTCGCCGCCGAGACCCGGCAACAGCCCGTCGCCCTGGAGAAGCTGGTCGCGCCCATGCTCGCCCGCTTCATGGCGACCGATCGGGCGTTTGCGAAGGCGCAGCGCCAGGGTCAGGGAATATCGAAGGCAAGCCCGTAGCGGTCGCGCACGAAGGCGAGGAACCGCCGTAGCGCGGGATTGCCGTTGTCCTTCCGCCAATATCCCGAAAAGGCGATCATCACCGGCCCCTGCTCGCCATGCACCGGCCGATAGACCACATCGGGATAGCGGGCGCCGGTCCCGCCTTCGCAGACGACCGAGAGGCCGAGCCCGCCGCCCAGCACGCTCAGGATGCCCTCTCGGCTGACCTGGTGCATCCTGATGTCCGGCTGCATCCCCGACACCGCCAAACGGCCCAGCAGCATGTCGCGGATTTCCGGGCCGGGATCGCTGGCGGGCAGCAGGAATCGCTCGCCGCGCAGATCGGTCCAATGGATGATTTCGCGCTCGGCGAGCCTATGGCTGGCTGGCAGGGCCACCAGCACGCGCTCGCTCCAGAAGGATTCGCGCCGAATGTCGTTGCGTGCCATTTCGCCCACGAGGATCGCAATGTCGATCTCGCCCTTGTCCAGACCGGCGAGCAGCGTCCCCCGGGCGGCTTCCACCCCGTCCAGATCGACATCGGGGTGAGCACCACGCCAGCATAGGATTGTCGACCGCAGCTTGCCCGCGGATATGGCGCTGTTGTGCCCGACCATGAGCCCACCGGCGCGGCCCTGACTCGCCGCGCGCATGGTCGCTACCAGCTTGTCGGCGCTGTCGATCATTGGCCGGGCGTTGCGGATGAACTGTGCGCCCGCAATCGTCATAGTAACCCCCGCGCGGGAGCGCTCGAATATCTTGACCCCGACCACTCGTTCCAGTTTGAGGATATTCCTGCTAAGTGTCGATTGCTCGACTTCCAGTGCTCGCGCAGCGCGATAAAGACTGCCATGATCGGCCGCCGCGATGGCATAGCGAAGCTGGCGTATGTCAAAGGGCAACACTTCTACTCAATTTGACCGCAGCAATTCTGCCCTTGCAACTTCAAGGTCGCGACGGAGCGCACCATTCCAATGTAGTTGCGCGACGATCGAGGCGTCGGCGAAACGTCTACCTTCGACCACCCTCAGATTGTGGATGTCGCAGATATAGAGGTTGTCCCTATGGGCCCGGCCGCGTTCGAAGATTTGCGTTGCCCGGTCGGGGACCAGTGCCACCAGTACCAGCGGTTCATCGATGACTACGGGCGCGACAACCATAGGATGCAGATGCCTGTATTCAGAAAGCGCGTCGTGTGTCCTGGCCTCGCGATCATAGGGCATAAGCGTGTGGGGCGGCTCCAACTCCTCGCACACCCAGACGACACGTTCGGATTGGGAACAGGCGACACGGTGAACAGTGGTCACGAACGTCATCCTACAGCCCGTAAGGGCAATATCCACGAACAGAAACCATCGGCGGCGGCGCCTAGTGGCCGCCGCTCATATCGAGCGGTCCTTTAGGCTTCGGCACCAGCCAGATCAGCATGGCAGCGAATGCGAAACAGATGGCAAGCATCGCGAACATGTCGAGCGTCGCAAGCATGGTGCTTTGGCCCTGGACCATGCCGGTAAGCATGGCGGTTGCGGCTTCCTGCGAGGTTCCGTCGGCCATCATCGTGTCCAGCGTGGCGCGATCCTGCGTCATGGCGCCGACCAGCTCCGCCTGATTTTCTCGTCCTGCATTGTTCCAGCCGGTTTGCACGAGGGCTGCGGCAAAGGCGCCGGCGACGGTGCGCATGAAGTTGGAGATGCCCGCGGCATCGGCCTGTTCGTGGTTCTCGACGCTGGAGATGCACAAGCCCGTCACGGGGATGAAGAACATCATCAGAAACGGCCCCGTCAGTAGCATGGGCCAGGCCATCTGGCCGAAGGTGATGTCAGGGGTGAAGCCGGTTCGCCAGGCAGCGATGGCGCCAAGCCCCATGACGCCGACGAACACGATAAGGCGCGGATCGATCTTCTCGGCCGCCTTGCCGATGAGCGGTGAGGAGAACACGGCCAGGATACCCATGATGCCGGTCGCGTAACCGGCCCATGTCGCGGTATAGCCCATATTCTGCTGAAGCCAGAGCGGGATGAGCACGACCGTGGCGAAGAACGCGCCGAACGCCGCCGAATAAGTCAGCGATGCCGCGACGAAGCCGCGATGCCGGAACACCCGCAGGTTAACGATCGGTTCCTTCTCGGTGAGTTCCCAGATTAGGAAGGCGACAAAGCCGATCGCGGCGACGACGGCCAGCAGGCGAACCTCGGCGGACGCGAACCAATCGAGGTTGCGTCCCTCATCGAGCATGATCTGCAGCGCGCCGACCCAGACGATGAGGAGGCCCAGCCCGACGCCGTCCACCTTCGCTTTCGCGACAGGGTCGGGTTGACCGCGCATCAGGTAGATGAGGCCCAGACCGCCTGCGAAGGCCAGGGGCACATTGATGAAGAAGATCCACTCCCAGCCGATATTGTCCGAGATGATCCCGCCGAGGATCGGCCCGGCGATCGGCGCGACCGTAGTGGTCATCGCCCAGATGATGGTGCCGACCGTGGCCTTCTCAGGCGGGAAGATGCGCAGCAGGAGGGTGAGCGACAAGGGAATGATCGTGCCGCCGGCAAGGCCCAGCAGCACGCGCCCGGCGATCAGCATGCCCAGCGTGGGGGACAGGCCGCACAATATGGAGATCGCTCCGAACGCAATGTAAGAGGTGATGAACACTCGCAGGCCACCGAACCTTCGGGCCAGAAAACCTGTCAGAGGCACGGTGATGGCCTCGGCCACCGCATAGGATGTGATGACCCAGGTCGCCTGTGACGGCGATACGCCCAGCGATCCGGCGATGGTGGGGATGGAGACATTTGCGATCGTCGTGTCGAGCACGACGAGGAAATTGCCGAGACCGATGATGATCGCGGCCAGGATCAGCTTCGCGCCGGTCATGGGCCGGATGACGGGTCCGTCGCTTGCGGCGCTGGCCATGAGACTTGCCCCCGAGGATCAGTTGGAGACGTCGACGCGCGCGGTCATCGACAGGCCGACCTGCAGCGGATGCTCGGCAAGCTGCTTCGGGTCGAGCCTGATCCGCACCGGCAGGCGCTGGACCACCTTGATCCAGTTGCCGGTAGCGTTCTGAGCCGGGACAACGGCGAAGGCCGAGCCGGTCCCGCCAGAGAAGCCGACGACAGTGCCGCGATACTCGACCTTGCCGCCGTAAAGGTCGGAGGTGAGTGTCACGCTCTGTCCGGGGCGGACCTTCTCAAGCTGCACTTCCTTGAAGTTGGCATCGACATAGGCGGCATGCGTCGGCACGATCAGCATCAGCATGGCGCCAGCCTGTACCCTTTGCCCCGGCTGCACCTGACGGCGCGACACCACACCGTCGATCGGCGCGCGGATTACCATTCGATCGAGGTTCAGCCGGGCCTGATCGCGCGCCGCCCGCGCGGCGAGCACTTCGGGATGCGTTCCGGGCGTGGTGTTGTCGATCAGGACGCGGTTGGCGTTGCGCGTGCCGATTGCCGCGGTCCGGTTGGCAGCAGCCTGCGCGCGTTCGGCTTCGGCGGCCTTGAGATTGGCAGAGGCAGTGCTGAGCGCATTGCGCGCGCTGCTCAGCTCTTCACCGGAGACGGAACCGGATGAAGCCAGTGCTTCGCGCCGTTCGAGGTCGATCCGCGCACGATCAAGATCGGCGCGGGCGGAGGCAAGCTGGGCATCGGCGCGGGCCTGATCGGCGACGCGGGCCTCGACCTGCGCCCCGAGACCGCCATCGGTGGCGACGAGCCCGCGCACGCGGCGCTCGGTCAGCGCCAGTTCCGCCTCGGCACGGGCGAGCGCGATTCTGGCATCGGTATCGTCGAGACGCACTAGGATGTCGCCGCGCTTCACCGGCACGGTATCCTCAGCGAGAACCTCCAGCACCGGCCCGCCGACCAGCGGTGTCACCTGCGCGACATTGGCGCCGACATAGGCGTTGTCGGTCGTCACATGGCGCGAGGCGATGAAATAGTCATAGGCCCAGTAGCCACCGCTGAGGATCAGCACGGCCGCGCCAAGGCCCAGAAACAGGCGTTTGCGCTTGTTCGTGCGCGTGGTTGCGTCGTCAGGGCTGTTATCGTCGAGAGGAAGGTTGGCATCCTGTTCGGCGGCAATGGTATCGCTGGACATAAGGTCTTATCCTTCAGGAACGGAAGCCGCCGCCGAGCGCGCGGACAAGCGCGACATCGAGAGCGAAGGCACGGGTTTGCAGGGCGGCAACGGTCCGCCGGGTCGCGATCAACGCGTCTTCGGCCGCCAGCACATCGAGCGAGGTGGCAAGGCCGCCGCGATAGCGGTTGTTGGCGACGGTCCAGGCGGCATCGGCGGCGCGCTCGGCTTCCTGCGCCCGATCGAGACGTTCACCCAATGCCTTCACGCTTGCCGTGGCATCGGCCACTTCGCGTAGCGCCTGGACGAGCGCGCCGTCATATTGGGCGACTGCCGCCTGATAGTCGGCTTCCGCGCCGCGCAGACGGCCACGCAGGCGACCGCCGTCGAAGATTGGCAGGCTGATCGCGGGTCCGACCGTGCCAAACTCCGATCCGCTCTTAAAGACATTGTCGAGTCCCAGCGCCTGGAGACCGATCAGCCCGGCAAGGTTGACATTGGGATAGAAGGACGCGCGTGCTTCCTTGATCCGGCTTGCGGCCGCCTCGCTGCGCATCCGCGCGGCGATGATGTCGGGCCGGCGTCCGATAAGCTCGGCCGGCAGGTTGGCGGGAAGCCCGAAGCTGTCACGCGCAATGGGAGCCGGACGGGCAATGGCAAGGCCGCGATCGGGCCCCGCGCCGAGCAGCGCGGCGATGCGATGCCGGGTGAGCACGAGCGATTCGTCGAGCGCGGCAAGGTCGCCCTGCGCCGTCGCCAGCGCGGAGCGCGCGCGTTGCACCGCGCCGTCATTCTCCAACCCTTGCGCCTTGCGCCCATCCATCAGGTCCAGCGTCCGGGCGCGGACCTCTACAGCCTTGCGGGCGGCGTCCTGCTCCGCATGGAGCGCGGCCAGATCGGCATAAGTGCTGGCGATGCCGGCAGAGACGGCCAAACGCGCGGCGGCCGCTTCGGCCTCTGCCGCAGCCGCTTCGGACCGGGCAGCGGCCAATGCGGAGCTGTTGCGGCCCCAGAAATCGAGCTCCCAGTCGAGACGCGCCGTCACAAGGCCATAGTCGGGCCAGCCTTGGGGTGCGAACTCGCGCGGGAAGAGATAGTTGTAGCTCTGCTTGGTCGCGCCGCCTTCCGCGCCAACGTTCAATGTCGGCAGCAGACGGCTTTGCGTCTCGCGGATCATGGCTTCGGCGCGGGCGAAACGTGCCTGTGCCACACGCAGATCGGTCGCTCCGGCAAGACCTTCCTCGATCAGCGCGATCAACTGGGGATCACCAAAGCCATCCCACCAGCGATCGGACGGCCAGTCAGCAACCGGGGTCGTGAGGCTGCTGGTGCTTTCAAAGCGATCGGGAGACGAGATTGCGGCAAGCTCTGCCCGCTCAGGGAGCGTGGCGCAGCCGGACAATGCGATCGCGGAGGCCAACGCGACAATCCGCCAACCAAACCGCTTCGAGAATGTTGAATGAGGCGAATCCATAGCACACCTAAAACCATACAGTATCGTCATTTATGAGCCCGCGCTTGTGTTCGTCAATCGAAAACCGTACAGGTATGTACGAGAAAGGATTTTGCGCATGAGGGTGAGGACCGATGATCGCCGTCAGGCGATCCTCGACGTGGCGACCGAGATGTTTCGTGAGGTGGGCTATGCGCGCGCCAGCATGGCGGCCATCTCCGCCAGGATCGGCGGGTCGAAGGGAACGCTTTACCGCTACTTCAAGTCCAAGGAAGAGTTGTTCGCAGGCGCGATGATGGCGGTCATGGAAGAGCAGGCCGAAGATGCGATCGGCCTGCTTGATACTTCCAATCCGGATGTGTGTTCCGCGTTGCGCGGCTTCGGCCTTGCCTATCTCGCGCTGCTGACATCATCGGATGCCATCGCGATCATGCGCGCGGCGATCGCCGAAGGAGCTAACTCGGCGCTGGGCAGCACGCTCTACACTTGCGGCGCGGAGCGGGCCTGGCGTGAGATGGCGGCCTACATCGCGCATTTGCACGAGACGGGCGCGCTACGGGCAGGCGATGCAAAGCTTGCCGCGGCCCATCTCAAGGGTCTCCTCGAGGCAGGGATGATCGAGCCGCTCCTGTTCGGTGCGAAGGCCTGGTTTGCGCAGGATGAAGCGGTGGACGCAGCCGTGGACAGGTTTCTGCGGGCCTATGACTACGATGGCGACGCTGGAGATGCCCGGTGAAGACAGATAGTCCTGCGATTGCCTGGTCCGCCGTCGGTCGAGGCGCTATCCGTGATGTTTGAGCTTTTCCGCAAGGTGGCGCTGGTCGAAGGCATTACGACGCTGGCATTGTTCCTCGTCGCCATGCCGCTCAAATATCTTGCAGGCTGGCCCGCACTGGTGCCGCCGTTTGGCTGGATTCATGGCATTGCGTTCATCGCCTATGTCGTTGCCATGCCGCTCGCATTGCCGACGCGGCGCGGAGTTGGCCTGCTTGGCTGGCTTCGGACGCTGATCGCGGCGTTCCTGCCCTTTGGCACTTTCATCAGTGAGTCATGGCTTAGACGCCTGAGGCCACGGGGCTCGCGCGGCGCGATCTCGCGTCCCGGTCGGGGAGGACGATG
This genomic window from Sphingobium cloacae contains:
- a CDS encoding DUF2274 domain-containing protein, which gives rise to MTKLKLGPLADDRPVKISVELPAAVHRDLQAYAAVLAAETRQQPVALEKLVAPMLARFMATDRAFAKAQRQGQGISKASP
- a CDS encoding LysR family transcriptional regulator, with the translated sequence MLPFDIRQLRYAIAAADHGSLYRAARALEVEQSTLSRNILKLERVVGVKIFERSRAGVTMTIAGAQFIRNARPMIDSADKLVATMRAASQGRAGGLMVGHNSAISAGKLRSTILCWRGAHPDVDLDGVEAARGTLLAGLDKGEIDIAILVGEMARNDIRRESFWSERVLVALPASHRLAEREIIHWTDLRGERFLLPASDPGPEIRDMLLGRLAVSGMQPDIRMHQVSREGILSVLGGGLGLSVVCEGGTGARYPDVVYRPVHGEQGPVMIAFSGYWRKDNGNPALRRFLAFVRDRYGLAFDIP
- a CDS encoding DHA2 family efflux MFS transporter permease subunit, which gives rise to MASAASDGPVIRPMTGAKLILAAIIIGLGNFLVVLDTTIANVSIPTIAGSLGVSPSQATWVITSYAVAEAITVPLTGFLARRFGGLRVFITSYIAFGAISILCGLSPTLGMLIAGRVLLGLAGGTIIPLSLTLLLRIFPPEKATVGTIIWAMTTTVAPIAGPILGGIISDNIGWEWIFFINVPLAFAGGLGLIYLMRGQPDPVAKAKVDGVGLGLLIVWVGALQIMLDEGRNLDWFASAEVRLLAVVAAIGFVAFLIWELTEKEPIVNLRVFRHRGFVAASLTYSAAFGAFFATVVLIPLWLQQNMGYTATWAGYATGIMGILAVFSSPLIGKAAEKIDPRLIVFVGVMGLGAIAAWRTGFTPDITFGQMAWPMLLTGPFLMMFFIPVTGLCISSVENHEQADAAGISNFMRTVAGAFAAALVQTGWNNAGRENQAELVGAMTQDRATLDTMMADGTSQEAATAMLTGMVQGQSTMLATLDMFAMLAICFAFAAMLIWLVPKPKGPLDMSGGH
- a CDS encoding HlyD family secretion protein; protein product: MSSDTIAAEQDANLPLDDNSPDDATTRTNKRKRLFLGLGAAVLILSGGYWAYDYFIASRHVTTDNAYVGANVAQVTPLVGGPVLEVLAEDTVPVKRGDILVRLDDTDARIALARAEAELALTERRVRGLVATDGGLGAQVEARVADQARADAQLASARADLDRARIDLERREALASSGSVSGEELSSARNALSTASANLKAAEAERAQAAANRTAAIGTRNANRVLIDNTTPGTHPEVLAARAARDQARLNLDRMVIRAPIDGVVSRRQVQPGQRVQAGAMLMLIVPTHAAYVDANFKEVQLEKVRPGQSVTLTSDLYGGKVEYRGTVVGFSGGTGSAFAVVPAQNATGNWIKVVQRLPVRIRLDPKQLAEHPLQVGLSMTARVDVSN
- a CDS encoding efflux transporter outer membrane subunit; this translates as MASAIALSGCATLPERAELAAISSPDRFESTSSLTTPVADWPSDRWWDGFGDPQLIALIEEGLAGATDLRVAQARFARAEAMIRETQSRLLPTLNVGAEGGATKQSYNYLFPREFAPQGWPDYGLVTARLDWELDFWGRNSSALAAARSEAAAAEAEAAAARLAVSAGIASTYADLAALHAEQDAARKAVEVRARTLDLMDGRKAQGLENDGAVQRARSALATAQGDLAALDESLVLTRHRIAALLGAGPDRGLAIARPAPIARDSFGLPANLPAELIGRRPDIIAARMRSEAAASRIKEARASFYPNVNLAGLIGLQALGLDNVFKSGSEFGTVGPAISLPIFDGGRLRGRLRGAEADYQAAVAQYDGALVQALREVADATASVKALGERLDRAQEAERAADAAWTVANNRYRGGLATSLDVLAAEDALIATRRTVAALQTRAFALDVALVRALGGGFRS
- a CDS encoding TetR/AcrR family transcriptional regulator; its protein translation is MFVNRKPYRYVRERILRMRVRTDDRRQAILDVATEMFREVGYARASMAAISARIGGSKGTLYRYFKSKEELFAGAMMAVMEEQAEDAIGLLDTSNPDVCSALRGFGLAYLALLTSSDAIAIMRAAIAEGANSALGSTLYTCGAERAWREMAAYIAHLHETGALRAGDAKLAAAHLKGLLEAGMIEPLLFGAKAWFAQDEAVDAAVDRFLRAYDYDGDAGDAR
- a CDS encoding DUF3817 domain-containing protein; its protein translation is MALVEGITTLALFLVAMPLKYLAGWPALVPPFGWIHGIAFIAYVVAMPLALPTRRGVGLLGWLRTLIAAFLPFGTFISESWLRRLRPRGSRGAISRPGRGGR